A region of Solanum dulcamara chromosome 7, daSolDulc1.2, whole genome shotgun sequence DNA encodes the following proteins:
- the LOC129896666 gene encoding AT-hook motif nuclear-localized protein 8-like, which translates to MGDDVAKDSSAKSMDYSWVLALPAPSLSRSVRPPQPKEKKPRVNEKKHEETHWNTLTINQGQDIGEEVLTYFRNRTKSENSNGHAWMGKIISSVGFVMHPILNRENSPSSDKGSYDITSLKGSYIISEDGQVQQSGPLTILCAGPSNDIIGGAVIGRLIAAGDVEVTVTAFHIPS; encoded by the exons atgggagatgatgtagcaAAAGATTCTTCTGCTAAGAGTATGGATTACTCATGGGTGCTTGCCCTCCCAGCCCCTTCTTTGTCACGGTCTGTAAGGCCTCCACAGCCTAAAGAGAAGAAACCTCGTGTCAATG AAAAAAAGCATGAAGAAACACATTGGAATACCCTGACTATCAATCAAGGACAG GATATTGGAGAGGAAGTTCTGACTTATTTTCGGAACAGAACCAAGTCCGAAAATTCCAATGGCCACGCATGGATGGGCAAGATCATCTCATCTGTTGGTTTTGTTATGCACCCGATATTGAATAGAGAAAATTCACCATCTTCTGATAAG GGTTCATATGATATAacaagtcttaagggaagttatATTATATCTGAAGATGGTCAAGTGCAGCAGTCTGGACCACTGACTATATTGTGTGCTGGTCCAAGTAATGATATTATTGGAGGTGCAGTTATTGGCCGTCTGATTGCAGCAGGGGATGTCGAG GTTACGGTTACTGCTTTTCATATACCCAGTTAA